One segment of Macrotis lagotis isolate mMagLag1 chromosome 1, bilby.v1.9.chrom.fasta, whole genome shotgun sequence DNA contains the following:
- the LOC141490646 gene encoding olfactory receptor 52L1-like produces the protein MDRMTSIHRWGSYNGGPPSLPSHYQTVQYSSSMTSLANSSWGLSTFSFYLLGIPGLEESQHWIALPLGSLYFLALVGNVTILFIIRTDTSLHQPMYLFLAMLAAIDLILASSTAPKALAVLMSHSCEIWYPACLTQMFFIHAFSSMESGVLVAMALDRYVAICYPLHHTTILTPGIIGRIGLMVLARGLILLIPFPILLRRLIFCQNLVISHAYCEHMAVVKLACSDTTVNRAYGLMVALLVVGFDVFAIGISYSLILSAVLKVPGRDARLKAFGTCGSHICVILIFYVPGMFSFLTHRFGHNVPHHVHVLLATLYLLVPPALNPLVYGIKTQQIRQRVLRVFCVKVWA, from the coding sequence ATGGATAGAATGACATCAATTCATAGATGGGGGAGTTATAATGGAggtcctccttcccttccttcccattaTCAAACTGTCCAGTATTCATCTAGCATGACAAGTCTGGCAAATTCCAGTTGGGGACTGTctactttttccttctatttactGGGCATCCCAGGGCTAGAAGAGAGCCAACATTGGATTGCACTTCCTCTGGGTAGTCTGTATTTTCTTGCCCTCGTGGGCAATGTCACCATTCTCTTCATCATCCGAACTGACACATCACTCCATCAGCCAATGTACCTGTTCCTGGCCATGCTCGCTGCCATTGACCTCATCCTTGCCTCATCCACAGCACCGAAGGCACTGGCTGTGCTTATGTCCCATTCCTGTGAGATATGGTACCCTGCCTGCCTCACTCAGATGTTTTTTATCCATGCCTTCTCTTCTATGGAGTCAGGTGTCCTGGTAGCAATGGCTCTGGATCGCTATGTAGCTATCTGCTACCCACTACACCACACTACCATCCTTACTCCAGGGATCATTGGACGTATTGGATTGATGGTACTAGCCCGGGGACTGATTCTACTCATACCCTTTCCCATTTTGTTGCGTCGCCTTATCTTCTGCCAGAATTTGGTTATCAGTCATGCCTATTGTGAACATATGGCAGTGGTGAAGTTGGCCTGCTCAGATACCACTGTGAATCGTGCATATGGACTAATGGTGGCACTGCTGGTTGTGGGATTTGATGTGTTTGCCATTGGCATCTCTTATTCCCTTATTCTCTCTGCTGTTCTGAAGGTCCCTGGTCGTGATGCCCGACTCAAAGCATTTGGTACCTGTGGTTCACATATCTGTGTCATCCTAATTTTCTATGTTCCTGGGATGTTTTCTTTCCTTACTCATCGCTTTGGTCACAATGTGCCTCACCATGTCCATGTCCTTCTGGCCACTCTCTACCTCTTGGTGCCACCAGCACTCAACCCCCTTGTCTATGGGATAAAGACACAGCAGATCAGACAGCGTGTGCTTAGGGTTTTCTGTGTCAAGGTGTGGGCTTGA